The sequence CTAATTTATGGGTGAGGTGTGTCTGCGAACTTCCATTCACACTCTAAGAATAGATTTCTGTATCAAAAAGAACAAAAGCTTTCTGTCATGGCAAACATGAAAAACTTTCATGGGTAGTACGGCGGCCTACTCCTCTATGTAGAATTATCAAAAGCTGATATTTTGAAAAAACAGTAGCGTATTATACAGACATAGAGATAAAACGTTCATCTTTTGCCTTGGTGCATGCCCCTCAGGCACCTGGCCGAAAGACGGAAGTAGGGACACTCCCGAAGGAACGCGCCTCACTACGCATCGCTTCTAGGAGGCGACCTTATGAAACTCACCTATCGCGGCATTAGCTACGATGCTACCCCTAGCGCAGCTCCACAGCTGAGCAAAACCCTGGCTGTAGGCCGCTATCGCGGGGCTCCGGTGGTTTTGAATACGCTGGCCGAACTGCCCGCTCAGCCCGGTGACAATTTGACCTGGCGCGGTGTGCCCCACCGCACAGGCATTGCGGCTCCGGTCGCGGCCACCCCCGTGCCACCCCTTGAAATTCCTGCTGTTGCAGCTAGCATTGCAGACCCGGTTGTTACCCCAGAAGTAGGTCCTGAGATGACTCCCACTAACATTCCTGACTTGGCTAGAAATCTGTTCATTCGCCGCCACCAGCG is a genomic window of Nodosilinea sp. E11 containing:
- a CDS encoding DUF4278 domain-containing protein; translated protein: MKLTYRGISYDATPSAAPQLSKTLAVGRYRGAPVVLNTLAELPAQPGDNLTWRGVPHRTGIAAPVAATPVPPLEIPAVAASIADPVVTPEVGPEMTPTNIPDLARNLFIRRHQRSRRREQGMMVRLAAEVGIPVEDAAHYESHIQGKMPHDFSGYDRGSAAMS